In Miscanthus floridulus cultivar M001 chromosome 8, ASM1932011v1, whole genome shotgun sequence, the sequence taaattttgctgTTTGGATTAACTGTAactttaacgttgatatttaagttttacagtattgttatcttatcgtataatccgtgtgtttttagtacgaAATGTTAGCTACatcgtagcaacgcacggacacgctacATGGTTAAAAAAAAGCGACGGCTCGTCTCCTCCACAGcctagcctgttcggttggctggttcgtatcgttgcggTAGGACACGCCACAGTCAAACCAACAGGTTCCCCTCTCGTCTCCCATCGGATCAGTGAGCACGTCCTGCCAAGATCTCCCCTCGCCGCGCTCTCCCGATGGCGACCAGCGACGAGCTCGCCCAGATCGACATCTCCAAGGAGGTACGCACGTCATTCCGCGTCGATCCTCATGCGCTGCGGAACGGCCGCCCGCGAGGTGTTCGACGGTTTGTCTGACCCACCGGTCCTGCAGGAGAAGGACAAGCTGGTGGCGGAGGTGATGTGCTACGTGCTCTTCAAGATGCACCAGAACTCCGACTGCCCCATCAAGCGGGAGGAGCTCACCGGGATAGTCACCAAGAACTACCGCCAGCGCGCCCTGCCCACGCTCATCATCAACGAGACCAAGGACAGGCTCGCCGCCACCTTCGGGTACGAGATGAGGGAGCTACAGAGGACCCGCGCGCCGGCCACGCGCTCTGGCCGGCCGTCACAGCCGCAGCGTAAGGCgtccttctttttctttcttcccccctttttttttttttgaaaattggtTCGGTAGCATTGAAAGAACTCCGCTTCcgtaaaataccatcgaaagatATCCGTCActtaaaataccactgaaaggaTATCCCGTTAACTAGATCTGGCATTCCGTCACATTTGGAGATCACAGCGTGATTGCTCCGTCCTCCTTTCATCCCATACTGAGCTCAGGACGACGCCGACGAGGCCACGACGCTGGAGCTCGCCTCGGGGTTCCTCTCGCCCTCCTCCCTGTCCCGCGCCACGCTGGGCTCCTGCAGGTCCTTGCACACGACCACGCCCGACGGCGCGTGCGCCGTGTCCACGGCCGCGATGTTGTAGCACAGCCCGGGGTTGTCCCACGACGCGAACCGCCGGCCCATCCGTTGGTAGAAGCCGGCCGAGAACTGCAGCGCCCCCGTCAGGTTGTTGCCGTTGAGGTACAGCGCGCCGATGCTGGGCAGCTGGGCGAGCTGGGGCGGCACGGCGCCCGTTAGGCGGTTGTGGTCTAGCACCAGGAACCGGAGCCCCGTTAGCGCCGCCATGGACGCCGGTATGGCTCCCACGAGGCCGACGTTGGACAGGTCCAGAGTGGCCAGGTTCGCCGCCAGCGTCTCCCACTCGGATTGCGGCAGCGCGCAACGGCGAATCTAGACTAAACTGCTGCCGGGGTCGCACAGATTCATGAACTCAATTTGATGGGGTCGTAGCTGGCCGGAATACGCGGGGTTCCACTGATTCGTACAAAGTTATCGGGGTCGCATGACCCCGACAACTTTGCACTGGCTTCGCCACTGGCAGCGCGCCGCCCAGCTGCGGGTTGTTCGACAGCAGCAGGTCTTGCAGCGATGCCATGCCCTGCACGAACTGGGGCAGCCCGCCGGTCAGGCTGTTGTTCCGGAGGTCCAGCAGTGTGAGGCTCTTCAGCCCCGCGAGCTCCGGCGGGATGCTGCCCTGCAACAGGTTGTTGCTCAGGTCCATCTTCAGGAGCCCCGTGAGGCCACCTAGCGACGAAGGCAGAGAGCCGGTTAGAGAGTTCCTTCTCAGGTCCACGATCAATAGCTCGTCGTTATTACCGAGTATCGCCGGTTAGCGCGGGACGGGGAGGAGGGCGGGAAGAAGCCCGAGGCGAGCTCCAGCGTCGTGGCCTCGTCGGCGTCGTCCTGAGCTCAGTATGGGATGAAAGGAGGACGGAGCAATCACGGTGTGATCTCCAAATGTGACGGAATGCTAGATCTAGTTAACGGGATATCCTTTCGGTGGTATTTTAAGTGACGGATatctttcgatggtattttacgGAAGCGGGGTTCTTTCGGTGCTGCAGAACcaattttcccttttttttttgttcctttACTCTGCATCTGTCATCACAGTGGTTACGGGCTGGCAATGACTGATGAAATTCGTGGGAAATGTCTTTAGTTAACGTGGAGGCCAAGAGCTATGTTCTGATCAGCAACTTAGACCCTGAGGTGTACAGCAAGTACGTTGAGGACAAGGGCGCTGCCCATCTGTCTAGCTTTGCTTTCGCTGTCATTAGAACTATTCATCTTGCTGGTGGCAAAATGCCTGAAGGTTAGGAAAGGAGATCAAATTATGTATTTTGGTTGGGAAACATCATCCTCTGATGTTCCTAAGTGCTTTTGATCACATTTCAGAGGACCTCTGGCATCAGTTGAAGCGGGTGGGTTTGAATGAGAATGATGAAACTCACCCTGTTCTTGGTAACAATAAGCAGAAGCTCGAACACCTAGTGCAGCAAAGGTTGGTTTGGTTGCTGTATCGGTTCCCTTGATGCAGGTACCTGCTGAAGGAGAAAGTTGCTGGACCAGAAGGCCATTTCATTATGTATGAACTTGCTGAGAGGGCATTGGATGAATCCATCAGTGCGAATATAAACATCATATTTCACAGGTTTGTAAGCATCACAATGTGGTGATAGCATTACACCTTTCTGTTAAAAGTACTGACTTTTTCACGGTAACAGCAAAGGCGATAATGTGTCAGGATATATAAATAACAGTCATACAAACCATCATGCTTAAAAGTGATCCCACTTGCTTGTACCATTAACTGTGTATAATGCATGTTTATTTTTGAACCAACCCAAAGGATTTTATAATTTATGTAGTGTCATTACTCATGATTAAGATTGCCATGCCTTCTGGATTTCTTGCTTTCCTATCATTGGAGAAGTTAGTTGGCATTAATTTTCCTTAGCCTGTTAGCCATATGTATGTCCAGGAGGTTGCTTGTTTTCTGCTTCTAGTGCCTAGTAGTGCACATGTATTTGTTCCATAAGTCTTTGAAAGATGAATAAAAACTGCAAGCATTTGCGGATCAAAATTTTATTTCACTTCTGATAACAAGCATCATAGAAGCAATCATCAGTAGGGAACTTGACATCCTGAATGCATTGGTAAACACTGAAATCAGATTCTAATGAGACCATGCTTGTGAAAGAAGTATCCTTTTTTCTTCTTATATTGTGAAATGTGAAATAACCGCCCTGATCGTTTGGGCTTgtatggctgataagccatggttgaaagtattgttggctgatttggtgtgagagaaaaatattgttcgttggttgaaaaagtacggcttataagccaaacaagcccaagcgaacagggcgaacaTTGTGTGGTGTCTGCTAAAAACAAACCTCTTCTTTTTTTGTTCTtatccaacttgtttgggacttaaaggctttgttgttgattGTTGTGTAGGTTGTGGGCGCAAGCTTGCAGAAGTAGATCGATGTGAATGGATATGACAATCAGTAGGTATTTCTGCTGCATCAGATATTTACTTGTTTCTAGATCAAAGTATCACTCCGTGTCCATTTCCTTCTAGGAAAATAATAAAGGTACTACTAGTAACATGTTTCTCTTATCTTATCTCTCAGCCTTGTAGGTTATCTGCCTTTGTGTTAGGACAAGCTGACTCTCTCAGGCTGGGAAGCTATCTATCATCTTGCATGGATACGAGGCTTGTACTCTGCATGCAATTTTGTACAGGAGATGTGTGCTTCACAAGCCATGACAACTTTGGTGTTAGTATCTTTCAAATTAGCTAAATTATGTGGACGACATGCTGTTGATCATCACAGCATGCTTGATACTACTACCTTTTGCAGTGACCTAATTAATGTCACAAAACAGTCAGCATATGTTTCCATCGTCATTGCAGAAACCGTAGTGTCAGTCATTGGATGTGTCGTCCTCTCACCTCTGTCTACCAGAGCTTTCACCTTTCAGTAACCTGACCACAATGTAGCCAAACGTGTAGCGCTGTCTACCAGAGCTTTCACCTTTCAACCCGGCTTATCaccttttagagatggaggaagaTGAGCTGTAGTATATCACTCATGGATGTATGATAATATCAGTTTTTTTAGCAGGATTATTCTAATGACCCACAAAGTACAAACGCCTAGTAAATGGAGTTTACTAAGAGTCAACAATTACCAATGTTTCTTTTTCAACTTGGTTGCCAATTAAGAGTAAAGATGGAACTAAACGTAGTAAATGGAGTTTCTGATAAGGAGCTATTTGAGAGAACAATACTTATATTGCATATAGAGATTGAAGATATAAAATGATAGTGAATCATTTTGAAAAAGCACTTACATATTAtaaatattttcataaatataacATAGATAAAATGCCAAAGTTGCGTCTGAATAACGAGTGGATGCCTGGAACAACACTAAAAGATAACCAAAAGATGATATAATAGTAGTATACCTGAAGAAACAGTGCATAATGATTACACCTGCTTCACATCTTTTTAAAATCTTGATTTCTTAGGTGCCAGTGACTCCCAGGGTATGCATCATAGTTATACTCATCACCATTAACTCCGTTAGAACAGCGAAGGAGCAGGGACTAGAAGATTTCTTAAGCTATTGGTTCATTTACGGGAATGTGACTGCATGCTTGTGCTTTAAAATTGTTTATACTTGCATTTTTGGGTGATTTGTTTAGCGTGGCATAGTTGACTACTTTACAAGAGACACGTGGCATAACGAATCTTTTGATTGGCTAGCTTTAACTAAAGTAGGCTTTGCCCACATTTTGGTTCAGACGTTCAGTTATGGCCATCCAGTGCTTGTTTTACTTCACTAATTAGTATGTACTCTCACTAGACCCTTTTCTATAGCGGTTGGCAAGCAAGGCTGATGTTGGAGAGTGACATTTGCTTCTATTTTACCAGATATTGCTCCAGTTTGTGAAGGAGCTGTTCAACACATAGCTTCTAAGAGATTAGAGGTTGGGGGAGTTGACTTGACAAACCTGTTTGCACAAGAACTGAAAAAATCCAATCCATCAGTAAACCTTGATGTTTCTGATGTTGAGAGGCTGAAAGAGCAGTATGCATGTTGCACAGAAGATGATCAATGCTGAACCGCACCACTTGAGCAACCAGCAAGTCATATTTTTTCAGGCAGATGTTTGGAGATAAAGGAGAACAGGCAGGACGGCACACTGCACCTTTGTATTGAGGGTGATGAACTCTGCACTATTCTCCACTTACAAAGCCAAAATTGTTGAACTGAATCTCATCTTGGCCTTTGAACTAGCACCAAGACTGTCTTCTACGAGTACCATCATTTTCAGTCGTGATGATTTTTCAGGGCATGCTCCAATACATCAATGAGATATGATTGTATCTGGTATCTGCAATTCAGAGAGCTAGAAGTCGTGCAAACACAGTAGCAGTGATTAACTGTCCATCTGTGGCCAGAAGTGTCTGTCCGAGCCCATCTATTCTTTGATTCCTGAATAATGTTTTGTAAATTGTAATCGGTGGGTGTCAATAAAGCCTGCACGCGTGTAATATGATGTCGACCATGATTTGAAATTCTAAAGAGATACTGCAAGTGCTCCGAGTTAACCATTGACTCTTTCGGTAAAACTGGTGCTGACAGTCAAGTCTTTTTCATCCTGCTGTGCTTTCTTCAGGTTCAGCAGATTAGTTGCAGAGCACTGACCGATCAATGAGACGGGAATATGTCACATCATGTTTTCATCGGATGCCAATTGCAGCTCAGCTCCATCATTTCAGCCAGATGCTAGTAAGGTTATCTCCAACAGCGCAGACCCAAACCAAAGACTCATTCCATGATTTAAGTCACGCACAGTAAATGAGTCATGCACCTACAACCTATCTTCTCCAACAGCCTATGCAAAATCCTCCCCTGCTCCCTCTCCTCTTTCTCCGTTCGatccctccctctcttctctcccccAGGCGACAACCCCACGGCGCCGCTCCTCCCCGCCCCCCGCCTTCGCAGGCTCCTCTGCTTCCGCGCCTCCTCCTCTGCCTCCACGCCGCCCCAAGCCGACCGCCGCTCCCCCGGCCGGCGCCGTCGCGCCGCCCATCCTCCTCTACGTGCGCCCCAGCCTCCTCAACATGGAGCGCGAGCGCACCACCCAGATTTGGACCGCGAGGCTGCCTGCTCGGAGCGTCGGCGCCTCCTCGGCGCGGTCGCGCTGGCCGCGCTCCTCTCCGCGCCGGCAGCTCCCCGCCACGGTCCCGCCTGGACGCGCAGGCCGTGCCCGCCGTGGACCCGCCTTGCCCTGCTCCCAGCTGAAAGGTCATAATGGCTGGGGGATGAATagtctaataaaaatttctacaacaacacttaaccaaatggttagacaattatgaggcgaagcgagtgttgcgctagcctactaaaaaatgcaagccacctaccacaattctagtttagatagtgtcaattcacacaagagcaatgacactaccctatgttagtgtgctctcaaaggctaactaaagagccacaccaaccaagcatgcaagctctcacaactagctatactaaagagcttatcaactagtttacggtaaagtaaagagagtgatcaagagggttataccgccgtgtagatgaatgaaccaatcaatcacgaagatgaataacaatgatgactaatcacctcggaatcaatgatgaacacaatgattttttaccgaggttcacttgcttgccggcaagctagccctcgttgtggcgattcactcacttggaggttcacgcgctaattggcttcacacgccaaaccctcaatagggtgccgcacaaccaacacaagatgaggatcacataagccacgagcaatccactagagtaccttttggcgttccgccggggaaatgtcaagaactcctcacaatcaccacgatcggagccggagacaatcaccacctccgctcgacgatcctcgctgctccaagccatctaggtggcggcaaccaccaagagtaacaagcgaaatccgcagcgaaacacgatcactaagtgcctctagatacaatcactcaagcaatgcacttggatcactcccaatctcactatgatgatgaatcaatgatgtagatgagtggaagggctttgacttagctcacaaggttgctatgtcaatgaaaatggccaaagatctgagccacagccggccatggggcttaaatagaagcccccacgaaatagagccgttgtaccccttcactgggtactctgcgctctgaccggacgctccggtccacttgaccggaccctaggctcagcgtccggtccacagatggacgccacgtgtcatcgccttcaaacgctgttcgtcagatttcaacggctatgacgctgaccgaacgcagcagcttcaactgaccggacgctgaaacctcagcgtccggtcgagtacagtaagggtcaaaacctggttttcctcgaccggatgcgtccggtccacctcgaccggacacagccagcgtccggtggtaaaccctagccactgtaccgacagtcaacgcgaccgggCGCAGGCAGTCAGCtccggtgcttttggattcagcgtccggtcactggaccgacgctggcatcagctctgttctcacttctatcttctccacccttgctccaatgtgccaaccaccaagaatttgcatccggcgcaatagaaaataggcatttcattttcccgaaagcgccgaatcccgcctcaaccctgcaaacaccttgtgcacatgtgttagcatatcttcacaaatattatcaagggtgttagcactccactggatcctaaatgcatatgcaatgagttagagcatctagtggcactttgataaccgcattccgatacgagttttacccctcttaatagtacgactatcaaacataaatgtgatcacactctctaagtgtcttgatcaccaaaacaaaatagctcctacaagttatacctttgccttgagctttttgtttttctctttcttctcttcaagtttaagcccttgatcatctccatgctatcaccattgtcatgttatgatcttcatttgcttctctacttgaagtgtgctatctatctcatgatcacttgatgaactaggttagcacttagggtttcattaatttaccaaaaccaaactagagctttcacctgccTTGCCCCACCGGCCGCGCCCCACCGTGGACCCGTCTGGAAGCACCGGCGGCTCCCCGCCGTTGGCTCGCCTCGCCGAGCCGGCCGCGCCTCGCCAGGGATCCACCGGGCGTCAGAGATTTGCGTCTTCTCCCTGGAAGACGCTTATTTGCCTTTCGTTTCGGGTGCTATGCAAAATGGGTCATCTGTTTGGGTGCTCCGTTTGCGTCTGGGTAAcgttattggagacagtctaGACATTTGGGTCGTGGTAGCAGGGAGGGCATCATGTCATTACAGAAAAAAGCACCAATTTTATGCTCCCAAAGGAAGTGTCATCAGGATCTCCAAGCCATGGATCCTCTCTGAACCTCTCGAATTGCCTCCGTTCTGTCTGTCTGTGCATCCTGTTCTTATCCACGAGCATAGCGAGCTCGACCAGCTCGGATCCACAGTCAGGCAAAAAAGATGCCGACTGACTTGCGCATCCAAAACCTGGTGGTGGATCCCACGTGTCTGAGAAAAGAAACGCTTGATCCAAAACGAGACAGCTGCAGCTGCCAATCCTTTGCCAACTATAAAGCCGCTGGCTCCTCTGAAACGGCAAGCATACGGAGCCAATCCAGTTGGTAAAACTGAAAGCTTGGCCATGCTCCTACTGCATGTCTACATCTCGTCATCTCCCCTGTCTTGCACAAGACCAGCATCTGCACTTGCACTGTCGCCCTCCAGCCCCACCGGTGCAAGGAAAACATCTCCTCGCGACTGCAGAGACCTATCCATTTCTTATTTTCTTTGAGAGAGGAAACCTATCCACAGGGACATGTCCAGCAGAAGCTAGCATCTGCaacatatatatgcatatatcttGAAACTGAAACCCTTTGGTGTCATGCTCCGTATTTCCCTGTGAAAGCAGTAGTCCATTGTAGCATCTGCTCTGTCGTTGGCACCTTATATTCAGTGCCGCCGGGATGGATGAACAGCTGGGCCCGCCATTCACGTGCACACGAAGGAGGAACGTTCCGTATCGCGTTGTTCATGTACGCATAGAGATAAGTATCTGTTTGGATAGGATAGGAACCATGGAGAAAGACAGCACGCAGCCGATCGAGGCATCGAGCGATCCGGCGGGGTCACTCTGGATATGCGTGCCTCGTCGTCGTAGTCGCCGTCGTCTAGATAGTGTCTATGTCAGGATCAGCAAGCGTCAGTTAAGAGACGCGTCTACTGTTGGGCGTCCGGCAATATCCGCTACGGCGCCGGCGGCTTCAGTTAGCAAGTCTGTTAGTGGCTAGCTTTTATCGTTAAGGCGGTTGCCTAACGGCCGTAACGGCGGAGCTCTGCTGGCGTATAAAACGCCGGCATCCAACCAGATATTCCTCTGTATTCCAACTGAATGAAACTCTGAACCCGTCctactgttgttcttgctcttccCTATCTAAATTCTTGCTAAATCCCTATCTCaatttgtttacaccaaaatttggaagaagagtagTAGGGACTCGAAAACTCTCAAGATTATGTCATCAAGAAATCAGTTGCATGCAGATCAGAACCATCTGATTCGAATA encodes:
- the LOC136474832 gene encoding uncharacterized protein isoform X1, producing the protein MATSDELAQIDISKEEKDKLVAEVMCYVLFKMHQNSDCPIKREELTGIVTKNYRQRALPTLIINETKDRLAATFGYEMRELQRTRAPATRSGRPSQPQLNVEAKSYVLISNLDPEVYSKYVEDKGAAHLSSFAFAVIRTIHLAGGKMPEEDLWHQLKRVGLNENDETHPVLGNNKQKLEHLVQQRLVWLLYRFP
- the LOC136474832 gene encoding uncharacterized protein isoform X2 → MATSDELAQIDISKEEKDKLVAEVMCYVLFKMHQNSDCPIKREELTGIVTKNYRQRALPTLIINETKDRLAATFGYEMRELQRTRAPATRSGRPSQPQLNVEAKSYVLISNLDPEVYSKYVEDKGAAHLSSFAFAVIRTIHLAGGKMPEEDLWHQLKRVGLNENDETHPVLGTC